In Candidatus Thermoplasmatota archaeon, the genomic stretch ATATCAGTACCCATGATTTCAAGTTCCCCATCAAGAAGAGAATAAAAATAGTTAAAATTAATCTGAGCACCAATCACATACTCCTCAATTACAGCATGTTCCAAAGCATCTCTCGTAATCATCTTTTTGTCAAGAAGCGCCTGCGCTTTCTTCTGATAATCCTCAAAACTCGTCGCATAAAAGAACGCACGTTCATACCCTCGTGCTGCTTCGTTGACTTTGACGATCACGAGGCGATCAATATCATGGGGTGATTGGAATAATTTTGGAAAACGTATTCCTGCTTTCTCAAGCAAGTAATACTGATTTTTTGGAATATGTCGCTCCTCAAGTTTCAACAAAGATCTACTCCCAAAGATCGGTACTTTGAAAGTATTTTCAATATCAGCAAAATCAAAATACACCCAGAAATACCGACTATGAATAAAAATTACATTGTCTTTTCGCAATTGTCCTTGAATCGCAGGTTTCGTAAGTTCTGAAAATTTATCTAACACGATCGTCTTGTCAATACAACCTCGTCCATCATCACGAGTTCTGTAGTACTTCGAATATGTTTTCTCACGTCCCTTCTGACACACCGCCAGCGTTTTAAATCCATATTTTTTCGCACCACGGCAAACATCAAGCGCTGAATGGCCACCAAGAACACCGATGGTTAGATTTTTTGGATCATACGTATCGACAATCTTTTGAATCTCTTTTCGCTCAATCATACTAGCAAGATTCTCCATACTTTTTTATCCCATGAACCGTGGTCTTTTTGATAGATGAACTGCAAGTGGTAAGGTATACTGAGGGTATTGTTTGATTTGCTGGACAATCAGCTTATGAAACTCTTCAAGTGTGTATGGCTTTGTATCACCAAGCTCCTTGACTCGTATCCTTGGAGTAAATACCTGTTCAGCACGCTCTTTATCACCTACAACCACAATAAACGGAATCCATTCTTTTTCAGCATCTCTGATTTTTCGACTCACGCTTTCCTCGCGATCATCAACATCCGCACGAATTTGATACTGTGATGACCGTCGTGCAAAATCTTCGACAAACCGATCACAATCAACGACAAAATCATTGTTCACAGGAATAAATCGTACCTGCGTTGGCGACAGCCAAAGCGGAAGCATCGGTTTTTCTCCTTTGCTCATTTTTATTGCTTCTTTTTCCAACAATGCATATAGAACACGTTCAATCGCACCAGACGGGCTACAATGCAGAATCAGCGGATGTTTTTTTACCCCATCCTTATCAGTAAACGTGATATTATACCGTTCTCCATTCTCAATGTCAATCTGATCAGTACTCAACGCTGACGCTTTCTCCGAGAGATCAACAAAATTGAATTCATATTTCAAAATAAAATAAAAGATGCGTTCATCCCACAGTTCAAGAAGAACTGGTTTTCCAAATTTCTTTACAAGCGTAAGGATAAAAGGTTTGTTTTTCTCATAGAACTCTTTGGTTGTTCGCAGCGCCATCTCGATATCTGTTGTTTGTATCCCAATATTTTTCAACACATGTAAACAGAGATCATATCGAATTAAGAATTCTGCCATCGCCATGTCAATATCTGCAACTAATGCGTGCACATCAGGCATGGTAAATGCACGGAGGCGCCGAAGACCAGTAAGTTCCCCTGATTGTTCTCGCCGAAACGAATACCGCGTTAACTCATACAGTTTTAATGGCAAGTCTTTGTAGCTAATCGTTGCATCATGAGCTATGAGAAATTGACCAAAACATGCAGCAAACCTCAGAAAAAATTTCCGTTTATCGCTTTCGATTTGATACTGCCGTGCTGGGAACCGCTGTAAGTATTTCGACAGCGTTGGATGATCCATGTCGTACATGATCGGTGTTTCAACCTCAAGACCACCATACTCAATAACTTGCCTCGTTACATATTCTTCAAGTAATTTTTTAATAAAACGACCTTTTGGATAAAAACGCATATTACCTGCATCTGAGGCAGGCTCATAATCAGCGATTTCAAGAGTTTGCATCAGTTTAACATGTGGTGGCTCTTGTTTAACGACACGGGATTTTTCTTTTTCATAAAACGAAAATTTTCGAAGGTTCTCATGTCCTTTAAAATTAAATTGATCAATATCATACAAGGTTCCATCCTCAGTTAAGATATACCAGTAGGAACTAAGTTTTCGTTCCTTCCTTAGCGACTCTGTTTCTTCACTTGCTGTTTCACCTACGGAGAGAATTTCTCGTGACAGCTCTGAAAGCGGATGACCTTTACATGAGATTTTAAACGCCTTATACCAACCAAACGGTGCACGTTTCACGA encodes the following:
- a CDS encoding formate--phosphoribosylaminoimidazolecarboxamide ligase family protein, translating into MENLASMIERKEIQKIVDTYDPKNLTIGVLGGHSALDVCRGAKKYGFKTLAVCQKGREKTYSKYYRTRDDGRGCIDKTIVLDKFSELTKPAIQGQLRKDNVIFIHSRYFWVYFDFADIENTFKVPIFGSRSLLKLEERHIPKNQYYLLEKAGIRFPKLFQSPHDIDRLVIVKVNEAARGYERAFFYATSFEDYQKKAQALLDKKMITRDALEHAVIEEYVIGAQINFNYFYSLLDGELEIMGTDIRRQTNLDGLLRLPANEQLEVLRYVSPKIIETGHIAATTKESIIEHIFDLGEKFVRITQKEYPPGIIGPFALQGAIAADQGKEEMVVFDVSMRIPGSPLTLFTPHSGYLYGESISYGERIALELKKAVQQKRLVELVT
- a CDS encoding threonine--tRNA ligase — translated: MRLLLIHSDYIEYEVKDKAIPHPEEITLKKDMLSEALTVFIAVEKTDEKNPTKSGLDAVAEIIKTAEQLKVNNIMVYPYAHLSSNLATPKKAQEILMFIEGELKKTQFLVKRAPFGWYKAFKISCKGHPLSELSREILSVGETASEETESLRKERKLSSYWYILTEDGTLYDIDQFNFKGHENLRKFSFYEKEKSRVVKQEPPHVKLMQTLEIADYEPASDAGNMRFYPKGRFIKKLLEEYVTRQVIEYGGLEVETPIMYDMDHPTLSKYLQRFPARQYQIESDKRKFFLRFAACFGQFLIAHDATISYKDLPLKLYELTRYSFRREQSGELTGLRRLRAFTMPDVHALVADIDMAMAEFLIRYDLCLHVLKNIGIQTTDIEMALRTTKEFYEKNKPFILTLVKKFGKPVLLELWDERIFYFILKYEFNFVDLSEKASALSTDQIDIENGERYNITFTDKDGVKKHPLILHCSPSGAIERVLYALLEKEAIKMSKGEKPMLPLWLSPTQVRFIPVNNDFVVDCDRFVEDFARRSSQYQIRADVDDREESVSRKIRDAEKEWIPFIVVVGDKERAEQVFTPRIRVKELGDTKPYTLEEFHKLIVQQIKQYPQYTLPLAVHLSKRPRFMG